The sequence TGGTATCGGGGGAATAGCGGTATCTCGCGGATGTACTCTCACGGCGATCGGGCTCCGGGACCAATACCTATTGGGTGCTGGCTTATCATTCGAAAACACTCCCAGAACGATACCTATCTGTATGGGGTACACGCTCAGTGGGGTGCCTCCCCTTTGTTTACTCGTATGCCAGAGCACTGTATCGACTGGACCGACCGGAGGACGTCCCGGTGGGGGTTCGCATGAGCGAAAGCGAACCGAACCCGGGCGTCCCGCGGCTCGACCCCGACGCCATCGAATCGATGGTGGAGTCGGAGGTACCCGACCCCGAAGACGAACTGGACCGATCCGAACACGACACGGATCTGGGCGTCGCGATGGCCGAAGACGCACAGCGTGTCTCCCGTGGCGATATGTCGAGCGAGACGTACTGGGCGAAGTACGACGAGGCAGCCGCGGCGGAGTTTGGCGAGGACTATCGCTCCACCCCGAATCCGGCCGTCGACAAGACCGACAGCCGGCAGACGATCGACGATCCCACGGCCGACCAGTTATCCTGTGCGGTCGGGCCGATGGAGAACGTTGCCGAGGGACTGGCGGCCACCGAGGGCGAGGACGGCCCGACCTGGGGAATGGTCATCGACCTCCAGAAGTGCGTCGGGTGTGACTCGTGTACGGTCGCGTGCAAGGCCGAGAACCGGACGCAGTCGGGCGTGACGTACAACGTGGTCCTCGAGGAGGAACGCGGCGAGTTTCCCGACGTCACCCGGACCAACATCCCGCGACCGTGTATGCAGTGCGAAAACCCGTCCTGCGTGCAGGTCTGTCCGGTGAGCGCGACCTACAAGATGGAAAACGGGATCGTCAACATCGATTACGACCGCTGTATCGGCTGCCGGTACTGCATGGTCGCGTGCCCGTATGGGGCCCGATACCTGGACTTCGGCGAGTCCTACGAGGACGAGGTCATTGAGGCCGACGAGGTGGACAGCCCCGAGTTCGGGGTCACCCGCGAGGACGACGGCCCCGGCGCGTCCCCACAGGCGAACGCGACCAAGTGTTCGTTCTGTTACCATCGGCTGGGCAGGGGCGAGGAACCCGCGTGCGTCGAGACCTGCATCGGCGATGCTCGCTACTTCGGTGACCTGGACGCAGACTCCGAGGTTTCGAAGATGGCCGACTCGACCCGGGCGTTCCAGCTCAAAGAGCACACGGGCAACGACCCGAACGTCTACTACTTGAGGTGATACGATGGCGACAACAGACCGACGACCGGTCACGTCCGGTATCGAGAATCGCACGATCCGCATCGTCTGGTACGCCCTGCTCGTCGGGGTACTGATCGCGGGGGCGTACGCGACGTACCTGCGGGTCGTCGGCGGGATCGCCACGACCAACCTGACCTCTATCACGCCGTGGGGTGCCTGGGTCGCGTTCTACATCTACTTCGCCGGGCTTTCGGCCGGCGCCTTCCTGCTCAGCACCCTCTCGAGCGTCTTCGGGATGGAGCGGCTTCGGGCCATCCAGCGGGAGGCCCTCCTCGCGGCGATCGTCGCGATGGTGGCCGCGCTCCTGTTCATCTGGATCGACCTCGGCCGGATGGAGCGGCTGTTCAATCCCTTCTTGCACCGCCAGATTACCTCGCCGCTGTCCTGGGAGGTTCACGCCTACGTCATTTACATGGGTATCCTTCTGGCGGGGCTTTACTTCTCGATGCGTGCGGACCTGGTCCGGGTGGCCGAGCGGGCTTCGGGGATCCGAGCCGTGGTGGCCCGCGTCTTCACCCTCGGCCGCACCGATCTGAGCGAAGCGGCGATCGCCGCCGACCGGGTGTGGCAAAAGCGCGTCAGCATCGTGGGCATCCCGCTCGCCGTGTTCCTCGTGCTGGGCGGTGAGGGGGTCCTGTTCGCGGTCGCGAAGGCGCGGCCCTACTGGAACAGCGGCCTGTTCCCGGTGATCTTCGTCGTCTCCGCGATCGTCGCCGGGACCGCGCTGG is a genomic window of Halanaeroarchaeum sulfurireducens containing:
- a CDS encoding 4Fe-4S ferredoxin N-terminal domain-containing protein, encoding MSESEPNPGVPRLDPDAIESMVESEVPDPEDELDRSEHDTDLGVAMAEDAQRVSRGDMSSETYWAKYDEAAAAEFGEDYRSTPNPAVDKTDSRQTIDDPTADQLSCAVGPMENVAEGLAATEGEDGPTWGMVIDLQKCVGCDSCTVACKAENRTQSGVTYNVVLEEERGEFPDVTRTNIPRPCMQCENPSCVQVCPVSATYKMENGIVNIDYDRCIGCRYCMVACPYGARYLDFGESYEDEVIEADEVDSPEFGVTREDDGPGASPQANATKCSFCYHRLGRGEEPACVETCIGDARYFGDLDADSEVSKMADSTRAFQLKEHTGNDPNVYYLR
- the nrfD gene encoding NrfD/PsrC family molybdoenzyme membrane anchor subunit — protein: MATTDRRPVTSGIENRTIRIVWYALLVGVLIAGAYATYLRVVGGIATTNLTSITPWGAWVAFYIYFAGLSAGAFLLSTLSSVFGMERLRAIQREALLAAIVAMVAALLFIWIDLGRMERLFNPFLHRQITSPLSWEVHAYVIYMGILLAGLYFSMRADLVRVAERASGIRAVVARVFTLGRTDLSEAAIAADRVWQKRVSIVGIPLAVFLVLGGEGVLFAVAKARPYWNSGLFPVIFVVSAIVAGTALVLTVYVLRRTLFAGPPVDVDIVDRLAQILLAFVLVDVAFTAIDALIALTTLEQLHVGTWLLLATGDMAWSFWVFMVGLGWVVPAILTSRRTWRRRPWLMVIAGLSVVVGIVGVRFNIVVPPLVLPVMELLPQGEYFPSLVEWGTSAGIIAFGLLVYTIGAELLPLTPLEGDSK